In Oenanthe melanoleuca isolate GR-GAL-2019-014 chromosome 19, OMel1.0, whole genome shotgun sequence, a genomic segment contains:
- the LOC130260843 gene encoding cilia- and flagella-associated protein 45-like, protein MAAATGGTGSRSLCAGGSSRGSLLPRRRQLHPPGFLSVLPKGTDASSPIVTLQDVPKDLKGSPPTIGYKPKTTRIITKDLIRDLVIPQEKPQPCLIIGEKEYERIKESAQASTDVDRWDRLKTLKARQDAAFKALKKAQMEEQRKAEVEDERDHRRGVEEEELQQEEQKLLQRAMRMRLEQEEEMRQLNTLLLNAKCNMIWDKQVLEKRMIHKELAEEEKRLDKMLEMEREKGMEVQEELERCRKQELIRARQHIVKQMEQNAEEQALRAEELYQEGQRQLERLEQMKREDQKAWEQKQQRLKQIHDEIKHFNVESQRLKDKQREQERLEDERVLEHQRQKAEREAALEAEQEQLRLEKEKELARLRATQKQAQDWQAERDALKAKRNQEAANREWRRQEMEKAQRKAEMEQQLRQDQLQQVAQKEQHLAMQMEQDRQEFQRVLRAHQEQLEQEKLQQEQRELRQRAHAEDLRRQIQELRQQRQRERVAVTEEGWQQEQEIRQRSQCLAQLRQQKLQEFRATGIPEKYCAQVERKA, encoded by the exons atggcagCCGCGACTGGCGGCACAGGGTCCCGGTCCCTCTGTGCCGGGGGCTCCTCCCGGGGGTCCCTCCTCCCCCGCCGTCGGCAGCTTCACCCACCGGGATTTCTATCCGTCCTTCCCAAG GGCACAGACGCCAGCAGCCCCATTGTGACCCTTCAGGATGTGCCTAAAGATCTTAAGGGATCCCCTCCCACCATTGGATACAAACCAAAGACCACCAGAATCATCACCAAGGACCTGATCCGGGACCTCGT CATTCCCCAGGAGAAGCCTCAACCGTGTCTCATCATTGGAGAAAAGGAATATGAGAGGATCAAGGAATCAGCTCAAGCCTCAACTGATGTGGACCGTTGGGACAGGCTGAAGACCCTGAAAGCCAGACAGGACGCTGCTTTC AAAGCCCTGAAAAAGGCCCAgatggaggagcagagaaaggcagaagtGGAGGATGAGAGGGACCATCGGAGAggtgtggaggaggaggagctgcagcaagaggagcagaagctgcTACAGCGGGCCATGAGgatgaggctggagcaggaggaagagatgCGGCAACTGAACACA CTGTTACTCAATGCCAAGTGCAACATGATCTGGGACAAGCAAGTCCTGGAGAAGCGGATGATCCACAAGGAACTGGCGGAGGAGGAGAAGCGCCTGGACAAGATGTTGGAAATGGAGCGGGAGAAGGGCAtggaggtgcaggaggagctggagcgctgcagaaagcaggagctgaTCAG agccaggcagcacaTTGTGAAGCAGATGGAGCAGAATGCAGAGGAGCAAGCGCTGAGGGCTGAGGAGCTGTACCAGGAGGgccagaggcagctggagcGCCTGGAGCAGATGAAGAGGGAGGATCAgaag GCCTGGGAGCAGAAACAGCAGCGACTAAAACAAATCCATGACGAGATTAAACATTTCAACGTGGAGAGCCAGAGGCTGAAGGATAAACAGCgggagcaggagaggctggaggacGAGCGGGTGCTTGAGCATCAGCGGCAGAAGGCT GAGCGCGAGGCTGCtttggaggcagagcaggaacaaCTGCgcctggagaaggagaaggagctggcCCGGCTCAGGGCCACGCAGAAGCAGGCCCAGGACTGGCAGGCAGAGCGG GATGCTCTGAAGGCCAAGAGGAACCAAGAGGCTGCAAACAGGGAATGGCGGCGGCAGGAAATGGAGAAGGCACAGAGGAAGgcagagatggagcagcagctgaggcaggaccagctgcagcaggtaGCCCAGAAGGAACAGCATTTGGCCatgcagatggagcaggaccgccaggaattccagagggtgCTCAG GGcccaccaggagcagctggagcaggagaagctgcagcaggagcagagggagctccGGCAGCGCGCCCATGCCGAAGATCTGCGGCGGCAGATCCAGGAGCTccggcagcagcggcagcgcgAGCGGGTGGCCGTCACTGaggagggctggcagcaggagcaggagatcCGGCAGCGCAGCCAGTGCCTCgcccagctcaggcagcagaagctgcaggagtTCAG agccaccGGAATACCTGAAAAGTACTGTGCCCAGGTGGAGCGCAAAGCCTAG